The following proteins are encoded in a genomic region of Coffea eugenioides isolate CCC68of chromosome 6, Ceug_1.0, whole genome shotgun sequence:
- the LOC113774987 gene encoding transcription factor MYBC1-like, with translation MREDDSNWFAKWEEELPSPEELTPLSQTLITPDLAVYFDIRNPNSPHHHHHHQQNPPPPPPPPPAPSQGQNTPSSQPNSSAEFDSSELGGTGGGSGGAGAGSGGEEPARTLKRPRLVWTPQLHKRFVDAVAHLGIKNAVPKTIMQLMSVDGLTRENVASHLQKYRLYLKRMQSISSGGGNGGGVNGNASMAAAGSEPDLFASTPVPPHFLHPGRPNSDHFLPFVPMTMQHHHQMATVVGHHHPHPQLQQQFRDFGTSPPNGQFEHRFLPRQSQQQVQRMGTPVHSNTPVMPSYVEDLESATAASANGRKVLTLFPTGDD, from the coding sequence atgagggagGATGACTCAAATTGGTTTGCTAAATGGGAGGAAGAACTCCCTTCTCCAGAAGAGCTGACGCCTTTGTCCCAAACCCTAATCACCCCTGATCTAGCTGTATATTTCGATATTCGAAATCCCAACAGCCCgcatcaccaccaccaccatcagCAGAatccgccgccgccgccgccgcctcCTCCGGCGCCGTCCCAAGGTCAGAATACTCCCTCCTCTCAGCCCAACTCATCTGCGGAGTTTGACTCCTCTGAGCTGGGTGGGACTGGCGGAGGGAGTGGAGGAGCAGGGGCGGGTTCAGGAGGCGAGGAGCCAGCTAGGACCCTGAAGCGGCCCCGGCTCGTGTGGACGCCACAGCTTCACAAAAGATTTGTGGATGCTGTGGCCCACTTGGGGATCAAGAATGCTGTCCCCAAAACTATAATGCAGTTGATGAGTGTAGATGGGCTAACACGCGAAAATGTCGCCAGCCATCTGCAGAAGTATAGGCTGTATTTGAAAAGAATGCAGAGTATTTCGAGTGGTGGCGGCAATGGTGGTGGTGTGAATGGTAATGCTTCAATGGCTGCAGCTGGAAGCGAACCAGATTTGTTTGCGAGTACGCCTGTTCCACCACACTTTCTGCATCCAGGCAGGCCGAATTCGGACCATTTCTTGCCTTTTGTGCCTATGACAATGCAGCATCATCATCAGATGGCAACAGTGGTGGGGCACCACCATCCTCACCCACAGCTACAGCAGCAGTTTAGGGATTTCGGTACATCCCCGCCTAATGGGCAGTTTGAGCATCGATTTTTGCCCAGGCAATCACAGCAGCAGGTTCAGAGGATGGGGACACCAGTGCATAGTAATACTCCTGTAATGCCATCTTACGTGGAGGATTTGGAATCAGCTACGGCTGCTAGTGCGAATGGGAGGAAAGTTCTCACCTTGTTTCCAACTGGGGATGATTGA